One segment of Candidatus Eisenbacteria bacterium DNA contains the following:
- a CDS encoding ornithine cyclodeaminase family protein — translation MPLLLTRKDVQKVLTMKEAIAAVEEGLRQLALGNVAMPQRTAIRIERHHGLHLAMPAFVGGDGDLEALAVKVVTVYPENPKLRNLPTTIGTLLLNDPSSGALIAIMDAGFLTAMRTGAVSGVATKHLARPGARTVGVFGAGVMARTQLLAIAEVIPIDRVVVHDPVREAAEKFAADVSATSHWKVEVVGDPRACVENDIVCAASSSKEPIFDGTWIRPGTHINGIGSHSPDARELDTRTIQRSKVVVDHLPACLAEAGDLLIPIREGAFAEERIHASLGEIIAGRKAGRSSSEEITLFKSVGLAVQDAATAARVYELAKASGVGATIEI, via the coding sequence ATGCCGCTGCTCTTGACCCGCAAGGATGTCCAGAAGGTGCTCACGATGAAGGAGGCCATCGCCGCCGTCGAGGAAGGGCTGCGGCAGCTCGCCCTCGGCAACGTCGCGATGCCCCAGCGCACCGCGATCAGGATCGAGCGCCACCACGGGCTCCATCTGGCGATGCCCGCCTTCGTGGGCGGCGACGGCGACCTCGAGGCGCTCGCCGTGAAGGTGGTCACGGTCTATCCGGAGAATCCGAAGCTCCGCAACCTCCCGACCACGATCGGGACGCTCCTGCTCAACGATCCGAGCAGCGGCGCGCTGATCGCGATCATGGACGCCGGATTCCTCACGGCGATGAGGACGGGAGCCGTCTCCGGAGTCGCGACGAAGCACCTCGCGCGCCCCGGCGCGCGGACGGTCGGAGTCTTCGGCGCGGGCGTCATGGCCCGCACGCAGCTTCTGGCGATCGCCGAGGTCATACCGATCGACCGCGTCGTCGTGCACGATCCTGTCCGGGAGGCGGCCGAGAAGTTCGCGGCCGACGTCTCCGCGACGAGCCACTGGAAGGTGGAGGTCGTCGGCGACCCCAGGGCCTGCGTCGAGAACGACATCGTCTGCGCGGCCTCCTCGAGCAAGGAGCCGATCTTCGACGGAACCTGGATCCGTCCGGGAACCCACATCAACGGGATCGGATCCCACTCCCCCGATGCCAGGGAGCTCGACACGCGGACCATCCAGCGGTCCAAGGTCGTCGTGGACCACTTGCCCGCCTGTCTCGCCGAGGCCGGGGATCTGCTGATTCCGATCCGGGAAGGGGCGTTCGCGGAGGAGAGGATCCACGCTTCCCTGGGGGAGATCATCGCGGGGCGCAAGGCTGGACGCTCCTCGAGCGAGGAGATCACGCTCTTCAAGTCGGTCGGCCTCGCCGTCCAGGACGCCGCCACCGCGGCGCGCGTCTACGAGCTTGCGAAGGCCTCCGGGGTCGGCGCCACGATCGAGATCTAG
- a CDS encoding SDR family NAD(P)-dependent oxidoreductase, with amino-acid sequence MIRSADAREGGLRIDEARGLDHRRVPFPRNAAYNASKFGALGLTEAMRVELRSKGIRVTAVLPGATDTPLWDRLAGEWDRSRMMKPGDVARAIRTAIEAGPDALVEEIVIAPPLGSL; translated from the coding sequence ATCATACGATCCGCTGATGCGCGCGAAGGAGGACTCCGGATCGATGAAGCGCGCGGCCTGGATCACCGGCGCGTCCCCTTCCCGAGGAATGCCGCCTACAACGCCTCGAAGTTCGGGGCTCTCGGCCTGACGGAAGCGATGCGCGTGGAGCTGAGAAGCAAGGGGATCCGGGTCACGGCGGTCCTCCCCGGGGCCACCGACACCCCGCTGTGGGACCGCCTGGCGGGGGAGTGGGACCGCTCGCGCATGATGAAGCCCGGGGACGTCGCCCGGGCGATCCGGACGGCCATCGAAGCCGGCCCTGATGCGCTCGTCGAGGAGATCGTGATCGCCCCGCCTCTGGGTAGCCTCTAA